The sequence below is a genomic window from Carassius auratus strain Wakin chromosome 42, ASM336829v1, whole genome shotgun sequence.
TCTAGAAAAGACATTGCTGCCACGTCCATTCGACCCGGATCAAGTCTGCATGAAGGACGCAACAGCAAAAAGTTCATACAGATTCTACTACAACCGCAGGCATTCGGCACGCGCGCTCCCTGAACTTCACCCTGGTCAAACTGTTAGAGTGAAGCTCGATGGCGAGAAGGGATGGACAACACCTGCCAGGGTCATCAGTAAGTCCAAGGAGCCGAGATCCTACCTCGTGGAGATGGCCAATGGAAACGTGACTCGTCGGAACAGGCGTCACCTCCAGACTGTTCCTGAGACCGAACCTCCTGCGGAACAGCAATGTGCTCAGCCTACAGTGTCTCAGCAGGACAGCAGTTCCCTACCGACAGACGAGACTGCGCCGCCGGAATCACCAGGGAGCCAGCTACCAGCAGGCCCTTCCCCAGGGTCTCCCCTTCCGCCATCTACTCCTGTGAGAAGAACTTCCAGGGGCCGTGAGATAAAGGTGCCTCTTAGGTTTCAAGACTGATGATGTTCAAAAGGGCAGAATAATCCCTTTCAGGACTGAGGGCAGTCTACCCCTGTGATGTCCTGCACCGTTCTAAGACTGTTGCTAAGacgtaatgaaaaaaaaaaaaaaaaaaaaaaaaaaaagttatttgataacaaagttgttgcatttattttgttatattatataagaaaatttaagatttaattaaTATTGCAAAATGCAGATGTTTGGGATCTTGTTATTGCTAACTTCTAAAAGGGGAAGATGTTGAGAGATTGTCTTTTGTCCATGCTAAGTTACCGTAGTTTGGGTATGCTAACCACTAGAGGGCACTGCATGATTATTATTGATGGAGTCCAACGGATGGCTTAGGCTGCTCTGTGTGGTAGTAAAATAAAGAACGCTCTTGAATAAATAGAACGAGCCGTGTCTTACCTAATAACATGACAGGTACCCACAATCTTATCAGTTTATATGTGAAGAAATCCAACTTCTCGCAAAATGACTGTTTGACAAACTACTCAGCAAACTAATTCCTCTTACCGCTGCTTTCTGATGGTTTGAAGAACATTTACTCCGAGTCGCCCCTGTCTTTTCAAAGAATTAAACGAAGGTGAGCAAGTGTAAAAAGTGTCAAGCAAGTGTCAAAAAAGCCATTTGGAGAGGAGCGCACACAGTCAGCAGGTTTGTGGAGTAGAGGCAGGCGAAATTATAAACAAGGCTTATAATAAGTGCAACTGCGCCAAGCGCATCACACTCTTTTACTCAACCATTGGACCATGCTTCTTTTTCTACTCCGAAATTTTCCCACTAAAAGCTGCATGGATATATTTGCTTAACCTGACTGGCCTTTTTCTATGTAAACTTTttagaaaaagttaaataaattcaCACTTGATTTAACTATTCACACTTTATATCGATGCCACTATTTGTCACATCCCTCAGGCCTTAAATGCAGTAAtgctttaaatacatttgtgaccttggaccacaaaaccagtcataagggtccatttatctaaattgagatgtatacatcatctgaaagcagaatacatggtttattaggatcggacaatatttggctgagatacaactatttgaatatctggaatctgatggagcaaaacaatctaaatactgagaaaatcacctttgtccaaagttgtccaaattaagttcttagcaatgcatattactaatcaaaaattaacaacttaagactggttttgtggttcctGAACAAGTTGATGCACAAAATCAGCACTCtgataaagttttatttattgattttattttattttttctggtaAGAGGAATAAGAGCCTATTTGCTTgtgtaaaaatattcataaaaagaaGTTTCCCTTTTTCAGCATAGTGAATTTTGAAGTTCATTTTGTGAAATCCAAATAAGCTTTACACAactttattggatttttttttcatgtctgttCAGAGACCCATAAACAATTATTGCACATGCACCTGTGGAACAGTCCTTAAGACACTTACTGTTTACAGGTGGCAGGTCACAGACACAATAACTTTAACATTGAAGAGACCTCTCTATTGACTCTGAAAAACCCCAGATGAAAGATGCCCGGGGTCCCCTGTAGGAACAAGCCATAGTCCTGCTGCAGGGAGGCATGTCACAGGGAAACATCTCACAGCAAGAAGTGCCAAATCTGGTTCAGTCCATGAGGATGAGATGCAACGTACTGTACTTAAAGAGACACAAGATACTCACTGCATCCATTGTGTCTTTGTTGGTGGTTTTTCAGAAATCCACTTCAgcagtaaataatacaattttgagCAACTGGATCTTAGAAGAGCTCCAGATGTTGTATGAAAGAATCCCTAAGATACAGACCAGTGGGTCAAGGTCCAGAGAGATTTccaatatgttattaattacttgaaCAACATCAGACAAGAATGCCATAATATGAAAAGTCAAACATACGATTGAAAATATGTACCGTCTTCCATTTTACACTTACAGTAACACAAATGTATTATTCATCTTGTGTCGTTTCACTTATGAGATCTGAAGCCTGTGTATAATCTTTAATTGCATTTCAGATGCCTTATTGGTCATTAAATatccaaaaaaagaaaacggCTAGCCACATGGCATTCCAATCACACATCAACCAGAGATCCCAGATCCCTTTTCCACAACTCCTTAGACCTTGAAGAATCTAACAGTGctccataaaacattttaaagtaaagtaCTGCACTGCTTATAAGGCATCCTCCATATGCATATTCCACATGGATTTGCTCTCAGTATAATGGAAATGAAGCAATTCGCCTGGAGGAACCTAAAAAGGGGGAACTTGGCAGgtaacatttttctttaaatctgtCAAAATTCATAATCTCACCAAGGTCTCCAATGACAGATATTCCTTTTATCCACCCACTTCAGTCAAGGTCCCGGTTCAAGGATGCATGTGTTTCCTTGTCTATTTTCATACTCTCAGTGAGCACTGTGGCAAGAAATTTCCTCCGACAGAAAAGGCAGAGGGTTTCCAGTTACCCAGACAGCTCTGAGCCATACCTCAGACTTTGTGTAGTTTATTCTGTAACCTGAAAAGCTGCCAAATTTATTTATGATTTGAATAATTCTGTCTCTGGAAAACTCAGGACTACTTAAATACAGAAATATGTCATCCACTTATAACAATATTATGTGATCCTTTGTTCCTGCATCAATCCCCTCTATAATGGTCTCTTTTCGAATGGCCTGTGCCAAGTGCTCATTAACCGCGGGAACATATAGCAACCTTGCTCTGTTCCTCGATCTGCTCAGTGAGAAGAAAGAAGAGTGTGTGCCATTGATCAAGACAGAGGCTTGCAGTGATGCACAGAGCAGCATTACCCATTTAAAAAGATTGTTACCAAGGTTAAATTTGTTACAGAAGGTTTGATTGTTACAAAAGGTTAAAATCTGGAAAAGGTAGGGCCACTCTATCCTGTCAAAAGCCTTCTCAGCGTTGAGAGACACCACCAGTTATCACTCGGAATATTTTGTCCATGTTGTATAATGTTCAATAAGCATCGGCCTAGAGTAAATCCAGTCTAATTAGTGGAGATTATTTGAGGAATTACTGCTTCTAACCAATTAACGTTATATTAGCCTCTAACACTGAATGTGGCAAGCTGTGTCAAAAGACTGAGACAGCATTCTCAGTCAAGTAAAATAGCGACTAGAAAAAGCAAGTAAAATAGCAACTAGAAGATCTTCATATTCTTTATAGAACTCTGAAGTAAGGGCTTTAATAGATAGCTTCTTCAGTCTTGGGCTTATTAAGCATCTCTTTCTGTTcatctaaaattatttttatgttcagGCCACTCAAAAAACTCTCCATGACTCAGAGTCTACCTCTGACCTGTACAGCTTCTCAtagaaactgaaactgaaacatcACATTAACCCACTTATTACTGTAGCTATATTTTATGTCCTGGTGAGTTTTGCACATATGAAATGGCCTGAGaagcctatatatatattgcttttggCAGTTAGCCTCCTCTGTCTAAAAGCTAAGCTTCCCTGTTACTCATTTTATAATACTCCACACTGTACTTCGACCTGTATAATAATTCATCACGAGATAACCTACATAAAGCACCAAAGGCGGGATAATTTTGCTTTCAATACTGTCCTGTTTCCAGTGAAGAACGGATCTACAGCCGAAGTAAGATTATTATTCCATTTCTAATCAAGATCAGAGAAACTCCGACGCAATTGATTTTCGGTGTACGGCaagaaataatgtgtgtgtgtgagcagaaaACAGCGAGCACAATATTTAAAACCGCAGTTGCATCAGTAGACATTGGTTTTTAACCGAGTAAGGTAGATCAGTGACGCGCGTGACGCATTTTTCATCATCATCTCGATCATCGTACATTTAGACAGCATCGTTATGTTGCGCGAGCCTTATTCTGATCTGCCGAAGACATttgaataatgcataataatgcgTGCTGGATCTGCGACACACGCGTTCCCGAAAAGACTGATTTGGTATTTACGAACTGAAATGGGGATTTACTGGTCATCATGTTCTGCGCGTCCGCGAGGAGATTCTGCAGGGCTGAGCATCCATGATGCAATCCCAATAGATGTAATGTTTTCACGTTTTACCTAGCTTTTTGTCGTTGTCATCATAATTTCAGAGCGTTGTGACCAGATGAGTTTTATTCAGTGAAAGATGTTTCATCATGGTGATAAAGAAGGCAAGAAATCTGCATTTGGACCTCCTGTCTACGGCCGGGTTGTTCTCTCGATTATCCTCCCCCTCTTCGTCCTCCCTCCTTTTCTGGTCACCGCCTTCCCGGGTAACACAGTAGGTAAGAGATCTGCATAAAAACTGCAATTATATATTGACAGGAATATGCTGAACTTCCTTTGTGGTTGCCTGTGTAGTAGGACATGCTGAAGAACCTGGCCCATCATCTTCATTAGAGGTTCTGTTCTGTTATGCAGCCTCAGTTTCTTCATGACAGCTGCATGTTATAACATTTGGTCATGACTAAGCAGAACATTCACAGCAAGCAAGAACCACACTCATAAAACTACAGACATCATCTAGGCCCTAAACTCcataacaacattttatgaagGTGATATTTATGTAACAGTGAGTAAAAGGAACATCTCAGCAGAAAAGTGTTTTCTCACATAGAACAAAAATGCTGTATTGAGTGTAATGTTGAGAGACTGTTGTAACATGGGCTGAGTTGTAACAGTTTCACCCAATATAAATTATCTACAGGCTGAGATCACTATCATGTGCTCACCACCCTCCTGAGGGGATAGTAGTTGTAAGACCATATGTAAAAATAGAAAGGATAACAAGAAAACAGTTACATTACAAGAACGAAAGAACAAATTTCCATCTTGATTATGGATTTGATCATTATTTTGTTATCATAATGCATGTTAAGTTACTGAACTGTTACGGATGTGGAGATCAAACACTGAAATGCATGATTTGGTTCTTCCCTGTGCACTTTCAGTGGAGCAGTTCTGCAAGGATCCTGGTGTTCCTGAGCACGGAATCAGAACTCCAAGCAGCGGTTTGTTCTTTGAAGACTCAGTGGCCAGGTTTGCTTGTGTGGATGGTTATAGCTTAAAGGGGCCAGCAAAGATCATCTGCACGCGCTTCCATAATGGATCGGTAGGCTGGAAACCAAGCCTTAAACCAGTGTGCCTTTCAGAAGGTGAGGCTACTCAGTCTTAACCTTTTAACTGTCAGCATCCTGTTAGtgtactttaaaatcttttaccAAGCTCCTCCCCCTAGCAGGAAATGTCTAGTATCATAATACAAAATTTACtacaatattttataatcaaaacTTTTCCTAATCTTGACAAAACACACATTGTTGGTAAGGTCTGAGACTCAAGGTTCCATATTTGGTTGTAATTTTGTTATAGAATTAATATTGCTacagaaatgtatacatttgtaaGTACGGAGCCCCACAAATGACATGCAGGGAAAAAAATAGCAGGCTAAATCGTGTGTGTGATTCACTATTCtcgatttatacatttttcacgATTTAATAATTTGTTACCTTGGTATATAAagtgtgcacacaatttactaatttgttccttcAATTTTCTAAATCATGCACACCATTTATAAATCaagagaacaaattagtaaattgagtgcacaatttataaattcgagggaacaaattagcaAATTGAAGGAACAAAATAGTAATTGTGCGCAGGTTTTAGTACATCGatggaatgaattaataaattgtgcacacattttttttcttgcatttcatgtgcagggctctgtagtgacagaaaaaaaatgccTAAAAAAATTGATGTAGTTTGGGTGTCAACCTGTGACTTTTTTTGATATAATCCCTAAACAAAATCAGTAATGTCGTTTTTTGTGATATCACCTTCAAATTTGGAATATAACTCATTTAGACAAACGGTTTTAATTGTTATAgcaattttaaaatcaaaaatattttgtaaaatattcattttaaattaaatgtaaagcaCATTTTCTTTACATAAAACTTAAACCTTTATAATCTTTTTACAAATAAACTGCTGATTGTCTTCTTTTGAAAAGAGATTAACTTTAGGTCTGTATTCCAAAGCATTCATGAATCActtaataatttaacttaatttatataACTTATAATAGCTTAATAATTTAAGTTCGGATACTACATTTTCACAGTTAAgaggttaaatatttaaattatttattttttgtttaactaATTGTACGAACATgttgcagcatttatttatttatctatctaatCTGTCCTTCTAAGACTGTCTTCCTCCATTCATCGAGGATGCTGACATCACAAATAAAACATACAGGCCTGGCGACAGCCTCATTATTAGCTGTCATGAGGGATTTCAGATCCGATACCCTGACACGGAAACTATGGAATCAGTCTGTCAGTCCGATGGGACATGGGATAATCAGCCAACTTGTCAAGGTTTGACACCAAACCATTTTTTGACAGTTATTCAAAATAAATCTACTCTTTAACTGACTATACTTCAATAATCCAACACCACACTCCACTAAAGATCTAGGAAAGGGTTTCATGCACTGTCCTCTGTCTCCACAGGCTGCCTCCGGCCGCTGATGCCTCCACACAGTTACATGAACGTCTCAGAAACAGAGTTCTCTGTGCCTGTTGGGACTGTAGTCCACTACCAGTGTTTTCCTGGTTACAAATTGGAGGGACCTGAATTTCTGGAATGCATGTATAACCTCATCTGGTCAAACACGCCACCCCGTTGCCTTGATGTTGAGGGTAAATATCAGTATAATTTCTCAGCTTTATGTTGAAAAACCAACAGATATAACCAAAGGAGAtatacttttgtaattttaatattttactacctttaatattatatatctataatactatattttatagatcaattttataatttaaaatcttttataatTGCACGctgaaaaaatcttttttatttgcaTGCTGAAAACTGATTGTTGAAAAACTACTACTTGTGATTTATAGTTTATAGTAAAATCTCAAAATCTATATGTAAACATTTGAAatctactttaaaaatgtaattaaggaAATCTGCAATCATCACCTGGAAATATTATTTAGGAGTGCCTGTAAGCAAATACAGGGGCAGATATTAAAATAAGTCTGGGAGCCAGGAAGAGGAAATGAGTTATCAGTTTAAGAtgtcttctctctgtctctggtGTTTTACAGCATGCTCTTTACCCCCAATGATAAAACATGGAGATTACGTGTGCCACCCACAACCATGTGACCGTTACATTCATGGGACGGTCGTAGAATACTACTGTTCTTCTGGCTACTCTCTAGCGAATGACTATAAATACATCACCTGCCAGTACGGACAATGGTTTCCACAAATGCAGGTCTACTGCATCAAAGATGGTAAATTAGCCTGCAACAGTTTCAATAAACgtttacaaacattttatttggaaCAACGTAATCTGATGAACTCTGCACGTTAACCCAAGGAATGTGCAATAAGATGTAATGTTGCctgttttaatgtttgttatGATATTAATGGGTTAGtcatgcatatattatattaatgatatacattatgtaatatatagtatatattaataaacattatttactgCATTACATCTATTACATCGGATTGacatgtgtttattttttctatattgttacaaaaacatTCTACTTTCAACCTGTTCTCTTGGACTTTCCTGAAAAGAATGTATCACTAAAATATTTCGTGAACCTAAAACTGCCAGCGGATAAAATGTACTCAAAAAAGTTTAATGTCAATGTATTACGCCACTGTCTTCACAAAAAGTCATGAAATGATTATTTTTAGTCATCAACTTTGTTCTTGTCGTGTTGATTTATGTTCAAGTCTGTTTGAAGCAGGCTATACTAATCACTTTTGAATAGAGGCTAAACCAGCCTGCAATGACAACGGGAATTAGAAGGCAATACATGCATGTTTGGGTGgtgtaatgttataataaaatgtcattaatcaCAGATTAAGGCAACCCATGTTatttaaatgactaaaataataacaataatacacaaTACTGAGCAATAATCATTTACTgaatctgaattattattattatttttatgtattattatctttggattaattataattttttgtttatttattgttcatcATTTTGTTGCTATTTATTTCATTATGAtgaattattattgctcatataTTGTCTACTGAACATAAAATGAGCGGACAAAAACAtagttgatgaataaaaataattatttcatgacTGTAGAAATTACTTTGTGAAGACAGTGGCATAATACATTGACATAATATGCCTTTTAGCCAAATCAAAACAGTAGTCATGTGCATGGCTAAATGTTACCCGCTGGTGGTTTTAGGTATACAACAAgtgtttgtattttaaaacaatattttatagaAAACCTACTATGTGCACTTTAAAAACAGCCATGGGTCAATTTTACCATGTGGCGGTTCTAGTGTTAAGATTCATATCTCGTATTCTAAAAACAACGTTAAACTCGACTGCTTTCTTCCCACAGACACAACCTGGCCTGGTTTTCAAGACTCCCTTCTAACCACATGGAAAGTAGTGGCATGCACGGCCACTAGTGTGCTGCTAGCCCTGCTCTTAGTGATCACAGGCAAGACGTTCCACTCGAAATGCAAATCCCAGCAAAGTCCAAGGTACAGCCAACATTATAATCAGACCGTGTAGCATGATCTTCTCTAAACTTGCtcgttaaaaaatatttctttctttttcagtgaAGCGCAAGCTGAGAGCCGAGATCCAAACATCTTGGTTGTAGATGGTGTGGCTGTACCTCTTCCCTCTTATGAAGAGGCTATTAGTGGTACCTACTGTCAGCCCCCAAACGATCCGCCCCCTGCTGGTCTGGGGAGCGCACAGCATTCAGAAGAACAAACCCCACCTTCATATCCCGGGCATACAGGGAGTCAGAATGGGGTGCCGTTGGACACTGGTGAGGATGAGACCTTTGATAGCATCTCGGACACATCAGAATGTTTTCAAGGCATACAGCCATCTTCCTCCCATGCTGGTGGACTCAATAACACGTCTGAGAAAACCAATGCCATCACCTCTATGGAGGAAACCGCCTCCACAAGCCCCAGCATCGACATTGCAGATGGTAAAGCTGTAGGCTGCTGCCACCTAGTGGTAGAGACACACACTGTCGAATAATATCATTTGAGACATAATTGTAATTTTGATGCACTTATTAgtgttttgctttgtgttttcCAGAAATTCCTCTCGTGGAGGACGGTGAAGTGGACTGCTGATCGTTACCTTTAACTAAAAATAGGATATTTGAGATTGTTTCACTCCACTGTTAGTAATTTCATCGTTAATTTCTGATTGTGTTCAACAAAATGCCACAGGCCAAATTACTGCTCATAAGGAATCATTGCACACTTATAATGAATGAGGAAGAAGaaaggcaataaaaaaatataatgatcaaaaactaaataaactctCAATCCTGCTTATGAAGGAACTATGCATTAGACCATAgcatattactttattttaacttCCCCACAATATATAGCATCTAAGTTCTTTTGACTTTTACCCAGCAACTGGGCTGCATCCTGGTCAGCTTTCAAAGGGTATGGACTATAACAATTAtgaacatttcttaaataaataatatgttaacTTTGCATTTTAATTGATTGTGATTTAAGTTCCGTACATTCATCCAGGCTAACTGTGGACGAAACTACAAGCTAAAGGCAGGTGTACTGCAAACATTATGACAAgctaaaaatgtttgtaaaaaagtTTGTTTCTAAAGTGTAGTTGCTTATTTGGGCATGTTCCCAGCTCCATAATAAGTTATCAAGCAGATATTTTCTATAtgtggtgccggaagtaaaaatacaatgcaatttctgcattgacatatgggaaataagccataaaaacgtaaccatacatggtagacttaaaaccagctacggctgtactaagcaatAGTATATGCTTATATAAACGCCAAAGGTTCATGGGGCACTTACCTtattttgagataaatgccttttattcgcgatgtcttggataagtacgtcattacccacaatcctgaacaatcctacagtgatgcatctgattggtggaactcgtgtaactgtctggttaaaccccacgaaggtccgtgaagactgaagatcattaataaaaaaaaaaataataataaaaacctgtgttgcgttttttgcccggtagacttatcagtgcattCGTGTGCTCAGTGGAAAACCACTTTAGATAGGGTCATGTAAAGGTAGTTGAGTGTAGCGTGTCCGATGGTCAGCTTGTGGGTTTTGTAAGCGCCACCATGAGGGACAAGACCTACAAAGTTTTGCAGagaggttggtaactttagttagcattatcgtcaaCTTTAGCTAGgttactgtagccttcatatggtatagagctcgggcgtagacgtcatggaatggtgcattgtgggtaacggcggccattttagaggcatcgcaaagcaggtttgtaataagataatagccagtctccagaaaaagttatagaacgtgacaaaaaaagttgcctatacctatacggacaaacttaataatgaagccaaacaacgctaattaaaaaaaaaagaggttgtaggcggaatcgatccctatgaacacatgaaagtttaccaagcctcagtttccctgataatttctcctaccgggtctgtggagtgagcgcttacacctccgatcaatttaaaaatgtcactttcactttttaaaaagtcactggaggctcacctgcagatcataaatggatctgcaaattaaacgtggagaaaacaatctttttcactaaggaaatgttaacattaaccaagcatcagtggtgacacacacacacacacttatcagattctgcgagttatgaagcttgtctatgcgggtttgttacacttcaggagtaattactcacctatcatacttgccaaaatccactgttttcctccggtagttctgtaatccggtataatattgacgaacattcacctcagacacaacccaccattcaccaaaacaagacgcttaacttcctattttgaagttcgttccagttttttttttttttttttttttaaacaagttgttcaaatttgttaaatacagtcagcacaaaaatatcaaaaagcaaattaagttcaggattgggtcaaaagaaaatgtttaaacaaaaaatacagacactaaactgactcccttactggccaaaaactagagaaaacgtaatgtgtttgtgtctgagtttgtgtgtgtgtatgtgagagagagagagagaccatacacaacatgtctcaccataactatgtattataatattatcgaaggtgatggtttccctccgtacagtggcgacccaagccatctgacgcctcttggtgatttcagacaccttgtgttttttttccaagtaggaaaatgttgaaaactaatgattcacgaggcgtttgccctgtcgatcatgaaaccgattacagcagttcacaatacagcaatactgaaccattttccaaaaaataataaaaattaatgaccaaatgaccaacgttacctaatgcctactatacagtacatctacttctgtaccgcgattcccacaatgcattgcgacgtgacgcaacgatcccgacctctataagtcatatcaagcattttatgatgccactgtcaaaacaatatttagcctaggcatacctttttgaccatttactgaacatttgttcaacgacatgtgttgacgactgagcggtgattgcagtcaggtaacgtacaaagcactgcaccatgttgctgtcGTTGTTGTTGACCGCTTTCagacacgcacacaatatataaaatgcacgatgataaatataaaaatcaatacacaatacctatataaaacactatttatttacacgattaatactaaaagaactgctattactgcacattcactttataaaataaaattttgggaAAAAGTTTGCGCGGcctattttggtctatattgataattttgcccttcatgacaactgtgaggggggtgaattttttttttataactcatccgtttaaattatattaagccttaaagttctgcataattaagggcgtggctacttgag
It includes:
- the LOC113060512 gene encoding sushi domain-containing protein 4-like translates to MFHHGDKEGKKSAFGPPVYGRVVLSIILPLFVLPPFLVTAFPGNTVVEQFCKDPGVPEHGIRTPSSGLFFEDSVARFACVDGYSLKGPAKIICTRFHNGSVGWKPSLKPVCLSEDCLPPFIEDADITNKTYRPGDSLIISCHEGFQIRYPDTETMESVCQSDGTWDNQPTCQGCLRPLMPPHSYMNVSETEFSVPVGTVVHYQCFPGYKLEGPEFLECMYNLIWSNTPPRCLDVEACSLPPMIKHGDYVCHPQPCDRYIHGTVVEYYCSSGYSLANDYKYITCQYGQWFPQMQVYCIKDDTTWPGFQDSLLTTWKVVACTATSVLLALLLVITGKTFHSKCKSQQSPSEAQAESRDPNILVVDGVAVPLPSYEEAISGTYCQPPNDPPPAGLGSAQHSEEQTPPSYPGHTGSQNGVPLDTGEDETFDSISDTSECFQGIQPSSSHAGGLNNTSEKTNAITSMEETASTSPSIDIADEIPLVEDGEVDC